Proteins from one Streptomyces sp. NBC_00289 genomic window:
- a CDS encoding glycosyltransferase family 29 protein, whose protein sequence is MTRVQNRRARTRGGELDECLRACAVHSGKLVGSLDRRRVELAEQLRKLLVVWGTTTTAAAPAPAGATALLKRAVKGAATPASGIGNDLLDALLAVANKALECGYDDELNLALVISDTILAERKNSRAGWRLRARLLEALGEEAEALDAYERYLGLTDEDGFGVRARIAGLRAARDKERELLGLLGRQTPRAEGFARGPATDVWAEGLAALAVGDWTEAEPRLVGALLALAAEDAPVGDRQELLSQYLDLRSDRADGADLPAFTEAVALYAEQRRHRMRGPVPDPTVGGVQWITLGEFRNQIAGKSICLIANSGRVGSSSMGAEIDAYDLVVRFNSYRIEPKHTGSRTDIHATIHKHGFNWDKQVTTRLVFGGISGDWKYSLRNRLVPGAQTYLGDESLRWPVRNIGRLGTDAWSGIPTTGFNMLWLLDFLDVSPTLDLIGFDFYETGAYRVQEAMKLAITSVHEYTSEKAWVMQRAQDVTDMRISLR, encoded by the coding sequence ATGACGAGGGTGCAGAACAGACGGGCACGTACACGTGGGGGGGAGCTGGACGAATGCCTGCGCGCCTGCGCCGTACACAGCGGCAAACTCGTCGGCAGCCTCGACCGCCGCCGCGTCGAACTCGCCGAGCAGCTCAGGAAGCTGCTCGTCGTGTGGGGCACGACCACGACGGCCGCCGCACCCGCCCCGGCCGGCGCGACCGCCCTGCTCAAGCGGGCCGTCAAGGGCGCCGCGACCCCCGCCTCCGGCATCGGCAACGACCTGCTCGACGCCCTGCTCGCCGTCGCCAACAAGGCGCTGGAGTGCGGCTACGACGACGAGCTGAACCTCGCCCTGGTGATCAGCGACACCATCCTGGCCGAGCGGAAGAACTCCCGCGCCGGATGGCGGCTGCGCGCCCGCCTCCTGGAGGCGCTCGGCGAGGAGGCCGAGGCCCTGGACGCCTACGAGCGCTACCTCGGCCTGACCGACGAGGACGGCTTCGGTGTCCGCGCCCGCATCGCGGGACTGCGTGCCGCCCGGGACAAGGAGCGGGAACTGCTCGGCCTGCTCGGGCGGCAGACCCCGCGTGCCGAGGGGTTCGCCCGCGGCCCCGCCACCGACGTGTGGGCCGAGGGCCTCGCCGCGCTCGCCGTCGGCGACTGGACGGAGGCCGAGCCCCGCCTGGTGGGAGCGCTCCTCGCGCTGGCCGCCGAGGACGCCCCGGTCGGCGACCGGCAGGAACTGCTCAGCCAGTACCTGGACCTGCGCTCCGACCGCGCCGACGGCGCTGACCTGCCCGCGTTCACCGAGGCCGTCGCCCTGTACGCCGAACAGCGCCGCCACCGCATGCGCGGCCCGGTCCCCGACCCCACCGTCGGCGGCGTGCAGTGGATCACCCTCGGTGAGTTCCGCAACCAGATCGCCGGCAAGTCCATCTGCCTGATCGCCAACTCCGGCCGCGTCGGCAGCAGTTCGATGGGTGCCGAGATCGACGCCTACGACCTGGTCGTGCGCTTCAACTCGTACCGGATCGAGCCCAAGCACACCGGCAGCCGCACCGACATCCACGCCACCATCCACAAACACGGCTTCAACTGGGACAAGCAGGTCACCACCCGGCTCGTGTTCGGCGGCATCTCCGGCGACTGGAAGTACTCGCTGCGCAACCGCCTGGTGCCCGGTGCCCAGACGTACCTGGGTGACGAGTCGCTGCGCTGGCCCGTCCGCAACATCGGCAGGCTCGGCACCGACGCCTGGTCGGGCATCCCGACCACCGGCTTCAACATGCTGTGGCTGCTGGACTTCCTGGACGTCAGCCCGACCCTCGACCTGATCGGCTTCGACTTCTACGAGACCGGCGCCTACCGGGTGCAGGAAGCGATGAAGCTGGCCATCACGTCCGTGCACGAATACACCAGCGAGAAGGCGTGGGTCATGCAGCGGGCCCAGGACGTGACCGACATGAGGATATCCCTGCGATGA
- a CDS encoding acyltransferase family protein, with product MTVRPVTDMPRRPESTIPRKNRLRALDGLRLIAALMVAAYHYGGRGGEVTGAWGGSAAHQFPTLHSYFAYGCLGVQVFFVISGFVICMSGWGRPLKSFFASRASRLLPAYWAAVLIVSAVFALPMVAYKALSPSDTLVNLTMLQQPLGVDRVLGVCWTLWAEVRFYALFALCVVLPGASRRRVILFCAGWTLAAAIAQGARMPLLDIVLMPEYAPFFVGGVGLHLVHRDRRDVYAWGIVAVSFLIGQHYAVRSLWNASDPHAFAQRSSTGIVLVVAFGFVAVAAIALGLLNRADWRWLTVAGALTYPFYLVHEHLGWVVIHALHITLGLPSAVTFGLTVVSMLLLAWLLNRFVEKPLTPRLRAALAGARAR from the coding sequence ATGACCGTGCGGCCGGTGACCGACATGCCCCGGCGCCCGGAGTCGACGATTCCCCGGAAGAACCGGTTGCGCGCCCTGGACGGGCTGCGACTGATCGCCGCGCTGATGGTCGCCGCATATCACTACGGCGGCCGGGGCGGCGAGGTCACCGGGGCCTGGGGCGGTTCGGCGGCACACCAGTTCCCCACCCTGCATTCCTATTTCGCCTACGGCTGCCTCGGTGTCCAGGTCTTCTTCGTCATCAGCGGGTTCGTGATCTGCATGAGCGGCTGGGGCAGGCCGCTGAAGTCGTTCTTCGCGTCCCGCGCGTCCAGGCTGCTGCCGGCCTACTGGGCGGCGGTCCTGATCGTCTCGGCGGTGTTCGCGCTGCCGATGGTCGCCTACAAGGCCCTCTCACCGAGCGACACCCTGGTGAACCTGACGATGCTCCAGCAACCGCTGGGCGTGGACCGGGTGCTCGGGGTGTGCTGGACGCTGTGGGCGGAGGTCCGCTTCTACGCGCTGTTCGCGCTGTGCGTGGTGCTGCCCGGGGCGAGCCGGCGGCGCGTCATCCTGTTCTGCGCGGGCTGGACGCTGGCGGCCGCCATCGCCCAGGGCGCCCGCATGCCGCTGCTCGACATCGTGCTGATGCCGGAGTACGCGCCGTTCTTCGTCGGCGGCGTCGGCCTCCACCTGGTCCACCGTGACCGGCGGGACGTGTACGCCTGGGGCATCGTGGCCGTGAGCTTCCTGATCGGTCAGCACTACGCGGTGCGCAGCCTGTGGAACGCGTCGGACCCGCACGCCTTCGCGCAGCGCTCCTCGACCGGCATCGTCCTCGTCGTCGCCTTCGGTTTCGTCGCGGTCGCCGCGATCGCGCTGGGCCTGCTGAACCGGGCGGACTGGCGCTGGCTGACCGTGGCCGGGGCGCTGACGTACCCCTTCTACCTGGTCCACGAGCACCTCGGCTGGGTGGTGATCCACGCCCTGCACATCACCCTCGGCCTGCCGTCGGCGGTGACCTTCGGGCTGACGGTCGTGTCGATGCTGCTGCTGGCCTGGCTGCTGAACCGGTTCGTCGAGAAGCCGCTGACGCCGAGACTGCGCGCGGCGCTGGCCGGAGCGCGGGCGCGCTGA
- a CDS encoding DUF1906 domain-containing protein, which yields MRSRWRRTAVTTALPALGLLALAGTPVQADGPAATKQVDYRGHRFTVPGSWPVVDLTEDPTACVRFDRHAVYLGHPGADQDCPSHAVGRTEALLIEPDDNEAAQLGTVAQPGQREYRARAAKVTVTATYDADAALVRTILTDAEVPATAPRVPVEPPAPPAAAPALPAHATDHTGKGFDTCTAPSAKAMSTWQDSSPYSAVGIYFGGSKRACSQPNLTASWVKQQATDGWRFVPLYVGTQASGISSPETQGAGAAEDAVERAAALGFGPGSTLYYDMEAYSSSYTSNVLAFEEAWTEELHAQGYRSGWYSSSSSGIRDLVDDYDGHTMPDVIYDGLWNGVANTHDPVVPSTLWGDHRRIHQYSGGHQETWGGRTINIDQDYLDVRLADTALPDA from the coding sequence ATGCGATCACGTTGGAGAAGGACCGCGGTCACCACCGCACTTCCGGCTCTCGGTCTCCTCGCCCTCGCCGGCACGCCCGTGCAGGCCGACGGACCGGCGGCGACGAAGCAGGTCGACTACCGCGGACACCGGTTCACCGTGCCGGGTTCCTGGCCGGTGGTGGACCTCACCGAGGACCCGACCGCCTGCGTCCGGTTCGACCGGCACGCGGTGTACCTCGGGCATCCCGGCGCCGACCAGGACTGCCCCAGCCACGCGGTGGGCCGTACCGAGGCACTGCTCATCGAACCCGACGACAACGAGGCGGCCCAACTGGGCACCGTGGCCCAGCCCGGCCAGCGCGAATACCGCGCCCGGGCGGCGAAGGTCACCGTCACCGCCACCTACGACGCGGACGCGGCACTCGTGCGCACCATCCTGACCGACGCGGAGGTCCCGGCGACGGCGCCCCGCGTCCCGGTGGAACCGCCCGCGCCGCCCGCCGCCGCACCCGCCCTGCCGGCCCACGCCACCGACCACACCGGCAAGGGCTTCGACACCTGCACCGCGCCCTCGGCCAAGGCCATGAGCACCTGGCAGGACAGCTCGCCCTACAGCGCCGTCGGCATCTACTTCGGCGGTTCCAAGCGCGCCTGCAGCCAGCCCAACCTGACGGCCTCCTGGGTGAAGCAGCAGGCCACCGACGGCTGGCGGTTCGTGCCGCTCTACGTCGGCACGCAGGCCTCCGGCATCAGCTCGCCCGAGACCCAGGGCGCCGGCGCGGCCGAGGACGCCGTCGAACGCGCCGCCGCCCTCGGCTTCGGTCCCGGTTCGACGCTGTACTACGACATGGAGGCCTACTCCTCGTCGTACACCTCGAACGTGCTGGCCTTCGAGGAGGCGTGGACGGAGGAACTGCACGCCCAGGGCTACCGCTCCGGGTGGTACAGCAGCAGCAGCTCGGGCATCAGGGACCTGGTCGACGACTACGACGGCCACACCATGCCCGACGTCATCTACGACGGACTGTGGAACGGCGTCGCGAACACCCACGACCCGGTCGTGCCGAGCACCCTCTGGGGCGACCACCGGCGCATCCACCAGTACTCCGGGGGCCACCAGGAGACCTGGGGCGGCAGGACGATCAACATCGACCAGGACTACCTGGACGTCCGGCTCGCGGACACCGCGCTACCGGACGCCTGA
- a CDS encoding methylmalonyl-CoA mutase, which translates to MARESESGLPIEPVYGPDALRDWDPAEKLGEPGAYPFTRGVYPSMYTGRPWTMRQYAGFGTAVESNARYKQLIANGTMGLSVAFDLPTQMGHDSDAPIASGEVGKVGVAIDSIDDMRVLFGGIPLDKVSTSMTINAPAALLLLMYQLVGEEQGVPADRLTGTIQNDVLKEYIARGTYIFPPKPSLRLIADIFKYCQTEIPKWNTISISGYHMAEAGASPAQEIAFTLADGIEYVRTAVAAGMDVDDFAPRLSFFFVARTTILEEVAKFRAARRIWARVMKEEFGAKNPKSLMLRFHTQTAGVQLTAQQPEVNLVRVAVQGLAAVLGGTQSLHTNSFDEAIALPTDKSARLALRTQQVLAYETDVTATVDPFAGSYVIEKMTDDVEAAAVELMVKVEDLGGAVTAIEHGFQKGEIERSAYRIAQETDSGERVVVGVNRYQLDAEEPYEPLRVDPAIEAQQAERLAKLRAERDQQAVDSALAALKKAAEGEDNVLYPMKDALRARATVGEVCNALRGVWGTYVPSDAF; encoded by the coding sequence ATGGCGCGCGAGTCGGAGTCCGGACTGCCCATCGAACCCGTCTACGGGCCTGACGCCCTGCGGGACTGGGATCCCGCGGAGAAGCTGGGCGAGCCGGGGGCGTACCCCTTCACGCGTGGCGTCTACCCGTCGATGTACACCGGCCGCCCGTGGACGATGCGCCAGTACGCCGGCTTCGGCACGGCCGTGGAGTCCAACGCGCGCTACAAGCAGCTGATCGCCAACGGCACGATGGGCCTGTCCGTCGCCTTCGACCTGCCCACCCAGATGGGCCACGACTCGGACGCGCCGATCGCCAGCGGCGAGGTCGGCAAGGTGGGCGTGGCGATCGACTCGATCGACGACATGCGGGTGCTGTTCGGCGGGATCCCGCTGGACAAGGTGTCGACGTCGATGACGATCAACGCCCCGGCGGCCCTGCTGCTGCTGATGTACCAACTGGTCGGCGAGGAGCAGGGCGTTCCGGCGGACCGGCTCACGGGCACGATCCAGAACGACGTCCTGAAGGAGTACATCGCGCGCGGGACGTACATCTTCCCGCCGAAGCCGTCGCTGCGTCTGATCGCGGACATCTTCAAGTACTGCCAGACCGAGATCCCGAAGTGGAACACCATCTCGATCTCCGGCTACCACATGGCGGAGGCCGGGGCCTCGCCCGCGCAGGAGATCGCGTTCACGCTGGCGGACGGCATCGAGTACGTCCGCACGGCGGTGGCCGCGGGTATGGACGTCGACGACTTCGCCCCCCGGCTGTCCTTTTTCTTCGTGGCCCGTACGACGATCCTGGAAGAGGTGGCCAAGTTCCGCGCCGCCCGCCGGATCTGGGCGCGGGTGATGAAGGAGGAGTTCGGCGCGAAGAACCCCAAGTCCCTGATGCTGCGCTTCCACACGCAGACGGCGGGCGTGCAGCTGACGGCCCAGCAGCCCGAGGTGAACCTGGTCCGGGTCGCGGTCCAGGGCCTGGCCGCGGTGCTCGGCGGCACGCAGTCCCTGCACACCAACTCCTTCGACGAGGCGATCGCGCTCCCCACGGACAAGAGCGCCCGCCTGGCCCTGCGCACCCAGCAGGTCCTCGCCTACGAGACGGACGTGACGGCGACGGTGGACCCCTTCGCGGGTTCCTACGTCATCGAGAAGATGACCGACGACGTCGAGGCGGCGGCCGTCGAGCTGATGGTGAAGGTGGAGGACCTCGGCGGCGCGGTCACCGCGATCGAGCACGGTTTCCAGAAGGGCGAGATCGAGCGCTCCGCGTACCGGATCGCCCAGGAGACCGACTCCGGCGAGCGGGTCGTGGTCGGCGTCAACCGCTACCAGCTGGACGCGGAGGAGCCGTACGAGCCGCTGCGGGTCGACCCGGCCATCGAGGCCCAGCAGGCCGAGCGCCTCGCGAAGCTCCGCGCGGAGCGCGACCAGCAGGCGGTGGACTCGGCACTCGCGGCCCTGAAGAAGGCCGCCGAGGGCGAGGACAACGTCCTGTACCCGATGAAGGACGCGCTGCGGGCCCGGGCGACGGTGGGCGAGGTGTGCAACGCGCTGCGGGGCGTGTGGGGGACCTACGTCCCGTCGGACGCCTTCTGA
- a CDS encoding L,D-transpeptidase family protein, protein MRTTGMGKSIAVLVALLAVAGCTVQPAGADGKQRPPVHIDVPGSRTAGTPSTADDDAGQDSTKGDGAADDGPADGKPSTAPAPAVLWSRGDTGQDVRELQARLRQVAWLYDGPTGTYDDLTEDAVEGFQGKRGLPRTGETDRVTWQRLLRMTHEPGRWELYLMGGQPAGAPDPRCLTGRVLCVDKSSRTLRWMIDGRTVSTMAVRFGSQYTPTREGVFQVYWKSRHHVSTLYDSPMPYAMFFSGGQAVHFSYDFAARGYAGGSHGCVNVRDETAIAALYAQVRNGDKVVVHW, encoded by the coding sequence ATGCGTACCACGGGCATGGGGAAATCGATCGCCGTCCTGGTGGCTCTGCTGGCGGTCGCCGGCTGCACGGTGCAGCCGGCGGGCGCGGACGGCAAGCAGCGCCCCCCGGTCCACATCGACGTCCCCGGCAGCAGAACCGCCGGCACTCCGTCCACGGCGGACGACGACGCGGGGCAGGACAGCACGAAGGGCGACGGCGCGGCCGACGACGGCCCGGCGGACGGCAAGCCGAGCACCGCCCCGGCTCCCGCCGTCCTGTGGTCCCGTGGCGACACCGGCCAGGACGTACGGGAACTCCAGGCCCGGCTGCGTCAGGTCGCCTGGCTGTACGACGGGCCGACCGGGACGTACGACGACCTGACGGAGGACGCGGTCGAGGGCTTCCAGGGCAAGCGCGGACTGCCGAGGACGGGCGAGACCGACCGGGTCACCTGGCAGCGGCTGCTGCGGATGACCCACGAACCGGGCCGGTGGGAGTTGTACCTGATGGGCGGTCAGCCCGCGGGCGCGCCCGACCCGCGGTGTCTGACCGGCCGGGTGCTGTGCGTCGACAAGTCCAGCCGGACCCTGCGCTGGATGATCGACGGCCGGACCGTCTCCACGATGGCGGTGCGCTTCGGCTCGCAGTACACGCCCACGCGGGAAGGCGTGTTCCAGGTCTACTGGAAGTCCCGCCACCACGTCTCGACGCTGTACGACTCGCCCATGCCGTACGCGATGTTCTTCAGCGGCGGCCAGGCCGTGCACTTCTCGTACGACTTCGCGGCCCGCGGATACGCCGGCGGCTCGCACGGCTGTGTCAACGTCCGGGACGAGACGGCGATCGCGGCGCTCTACGCCCAGGTGCGGAACGGCGACAAGGTCGTCGTGCACTGGTGA
- a CDS encoding RNA polymerase sigma factor has product MLGDDAELTTAVLAAQDGDETAFRTVYRAVHPRLLGYVRTLVGDPDAEDVASEAWLQIARDLERFTGDADRFRGWAARIARNRALDHIRMRGRRPVIGGDETELTGQPAESDTAGEAIESLATDSTLSLIARLPQDQAEAVVLRVVVGLDAKTAAETLGKRPGAVRTAAHRGLKRLAELLGEDPESAARLDALPPQREPRGRAVTSASVTHTRPRTQKDM; this is encoded by the coding sequence GTGCTGGGGGACGACGCGGAGCTGACCACCGCGGTGCTTGCGGCTCAGGACGGGGACGAGACCGCGTTCCGGACTGTGTACCGCGCCGTGCACCCACGGCTGCTCGGATACGTACGGACGCTGGTCGGCGATCCCGACGCCGAGGACGTGGCGTCCGAGGCCTGGCTGCAGATAGCCCGTGACCTGGAGCGGTTCACCGGAGACGCGGACCGTTTCCGTGGCTGGGCCGCCCGCATCGCCCGCAACCGCGCACTGGACCACATACGCATGCGGGGCCGCCGGCCCGTGATCGGCGGCGACGAGACCGAGCTCACCGGGCAGCCCGCCGAGTCCGACACGGCCGGCGAGGCCATCGAGTCCCTGGCCACCGACAGCACGCTGTCCCTCATCGCCCGGCTGCCGCAGGACCAGGCCGAGGCCGTCGTCCTGCGGGTGGTCGTGGGCCTCGACGCCAAGACCGCCGCCGAGACCCTCGGGAAGCGGCCGGGCGCCGTACGCACGGCCGCGCACCGCGGCCTGAAGCGGCTCGCCGAACTGCTCGGCGAGGATCCGGAATCGGCGGCCAGGCTCGACGCCCTGCCGCCCCAGCGAGAACCGCGCGGTCGCGCGGTGACGTCCGCGAGTGTGACGCATACGCGCCCGCGGACGCAGAAGGACATGTGA
- a CDS encoding RNA polymerase sigma factor has translation MGQRGEPRRVQAYDGELGAAVARAQEGDEAAFAVAYRIVQPGLLGYLRGLVGDDAEDVASDAWLEIARDLGRFKGDGAGFRGWSATIARHRALDHLRRRRVRPRSATLEQDVLELPGPHSTHDQALESLSTEAALRLVRTLPRDQAEAVLLRVVVGLDGPAAARVLGKRPGAVRTAAYRGLKRLAQQVGGEGVTDDRPRTLGEST, from the coding sequence TTGGGCCAGCGAGGGGAACCCCGCCGCGTGCAGGCGTACGACGGGGAACTGGGCGCGGCCGTCGCGCGGGCCCAGGAGGGTGACGAGGCCGCTTTCGCGGTCGCCTACCGGATCGTGCAGCCCGGACTGCTCGGGTACCTGCGCGGGCTCGTCGGCGACGACGCCGAGGACGTGGCGTCCGACGCCTGGCTGGAGATCGCCCGCGACCTCGGCCGGTTCAAGGGGGACGGCGCCGGGTTCCGCGGCTGGAGCGCGACCATCGCCCGGCACCGGGCGCTCGACCACCTGCGCCGCCGGCGGGTACGGCCGAGGTCGGCGACGCTCGAACAGGACGTACTGGAACTGCCCGGCCCGCACAGCACCCACGACCAGGCCCTGGAGTCCCTCTCCACCGAGGCCGCCCTCCGGCTCGTGCGCACCCTGCCCCGCGACCAGGCCGAGGCCGTACTGCTGCGGGTCGTCGTCGGCCTCGACGGCCCCGCCGCCGCACGCGTCCTCGGCAAGCGGCCGGGTGCCGTGCGGACGGCCGCGTACCGGGGGCTGAAGCGGCTCGCGCAGCAGGTGGGCGGCGAGGGTGTGACGGATGACCGCCCCCGGACGCTGGGGGAGTCGACATGA
- a CDS encoding DUF1877 domain-containing protein encodes MSMYFHLRAVPPGHLRDDVRWLEGLFRDDWETVRERIGRHREEVLDKLYLDHELLYAGSPPHHVADGPPAQVVLGGRPVFHSAHGLPPFLLLTAAETERVSVYLGAADFDELWRTSRGGLLPRYGGSDAEPEARAVFAAAHRDLTAFYTQTAHYGDAVVKWLVL; translated from the coding sequence ATGAGCATGTACTTCCATCTGCGCGCCGTACCCCCCGGCCACCTGCGTGACGACGTCCGCTGGCTCGAGGGGCTCTTCCGGGACGACTGGGAGACCGTCCGTGAACGCATCGGCCGCCATCGCGAGGAGGTGCTGGACAAGCTGTACCTCGACCACGAGCTCCTGTACGCCGGCTCTCCCCCGCACCACGTGGCGGACGGGCCGCCGGCCCAGGTGGTGCTCGGCGGCCGGCCGGTGTTCCACTCCGCCCACGGGCTGCCGCCGTTCCTGCTGCTCACCGCGGCCGAGACGGAGCGGGTCTCCGTCTACCTGGGCGCCGCCGACTTCGACGAGCTGTGGCGTACCTCGCGCGGCGGGCTGCTGCCCCGGTACGGCGGGTCCGACGCCGAGCCCGAGGCCCGTGCCGTGTTCGCGGCCGCGCACCGCGACCTCACCGCGTTCTACACGCAGACCGCCCACTACGGGGACGCGGTGGTGAAGTGGCTCGTGCTGTGA
- a CDS encoding glycoside hydrolase family 20 protein → MSQHRRRAPAKKARQAVGTRTVVASAVAVTVVAGVGLGLWASGDDSGPAGASLWPGERKSAAAPAPSRAASPTPTPTRSYALSKTPRTIPAVRSHTAARGPGWRPASGRRVVVNDAELADEGRLIAGELGLTYAGAKDDVRAGDVRLALNDDEGADPESYAMTVRGGRVNISGPADSGVFYGTRTLKQEVHGGRTAPEGVVRDQPAKPVRGFMLDIARKHFTAAWIEDRVRELGDLKFNQLGLHFSDDQGFRIASDTHPEIVSRQHLTKAEVSRIVDLAASRHIAVVPEIDSPGHLGAVIAAHPDLQLRNAQGVATRGAIDISKDESAAIVDDLLEEYAELFPGSQWHLGGDEYQALVVSNPQASYPQLAAAATKAYGSGGTVADLTTGWLNDRADTMRAQGRTMRVWNDGFFRGTSVQPAKDLQVAYWTGKEIGARLPVEYLSTGRKLINYNDEFLYYVLGQPQTFVYPTGQRIYEQWTPRVVRGTQAVPAKYDRQILGGSFAVWCDLSNSQTQAQVAAGIRMPLRATVQKLWAPGTPALSWTQFKALADGLG, encoded by the coding sequence GTGAGTCAGCACAGGCGTCGGGCGCCGGCGAAGAAGGCGCGGCAGGCGGTAGGTACCCGGACGGTGGTCGCCTCGGCGGTCGCCGTGACGGTCGTGGCCGGAGTGGGTCTCGGGCTGTGGGCCTCCGGGGACGACAGCGGGCCGGCGGGTGCCTCGCTGTGGCCCGGGGAACGGAAGTCGGCCGCGGCGCCCGCCCCCTCCCGCGCGGCGAGCCCCACACCGACGCCCACCCGCTCGTACGCGCTGTCGAAGACCCCGCGCACGATCCCCGCCGTGCGCTCCCACACCGCGGCCCGCGGGCCCGGCTGGCGCCCCGCGAGCGGCCGCCGGGTCGTCGTGAACGACGCGGAGCTGGCCGACGAGGGGCGGCTGATCGCCGGTGAGCTCGGTCTGACGTACGCGGGCGCGAAGGACGACGTGCGTGCCGGGGACGTACGGCTGGCGCTGAACGACGACGAGGGCGCCGACCCGGAGTCGTACGCGATGACCGTCCGCGGCGGGCGCGTGAACATCAGCGGGCCAGCGGACTCGGGTGTCTTCTACGGCACCCGCACTCTCAAGCAGGAGGTGCACGGCGGCCGTACGGCGCCGGAGGGCGTCGTACGCGACCAGCCGGCCAAGCCGGTGCGCGGGTTCATGCTGGACATCGCCCGCAAGCACTTCACGGCGGCCTGGATCGAGGACCGCGTCCGTGAGCTGGGCGACCTGAAGTTCAACCAGCTCGGGCTGCACTTCTCCGACGACCAGGGCTTCCGCATCGCCTCCGACACGCATCCGGAGATCGTGTCCCGCCAGCACCTGACGAAGGCGGAGGTGAGCAGGATCGTCGATCTCGCGGCGAGCCGGCACATCGCCGTCGTGCCCGAGATCGACTCGCCCGGGCACCTCGGGGCCGTCATCGCCGCGCACCCCGACCTCCAGCTGCGCAACGCGCAGGGCGTGGCGACGCGCGGGGCGATCGACATCTCCAAGGACGAGTCCGCGGCGATCGTCGACGACCTGCTGGAGGAGTACGCCGAGCTGTTCCCCGGCAGCCAGTGGCACCTCGGCGGCGACGAGTACCAGGCCCTGGTGGTGTCCAACCCGCAGGCCTCCTACCCGCAGCTGGCCGCCGCGGCCACGAAGGCCTACGGCTCCGGCGGGACCGTCGCGGACCTGACGACCGGCTGGCTCAACGACCGGGCCGACACGATGCGCGCCCAGGGCCGCACGATGCGGGTCTGGAACGACGGCTTCTTCCGGGGCACGTCCGTGCAGCCGGCCAAGGACCTCCAGGTGGCCTACTGGACCGGCAAGGAGATCGGCGCCCGTCTGCCCGTGGAGTACCTGAGCACGGGGCGCAAGCTCATCAACTACAACGACGAGTTCCTGTACTACGTCCTCGGGCAGCCGCAGACCTTCGTCTACCCGACCGGGCAGCGGATCTACGAGCAGTGGACCCCGCGCGTCGTGCGCGGCACGCAGGCGGTGCCCGCCAAGTACGACCGGCAGATCCTCGGCGGTTCCTTCGCCGTCTGGTGCGACCTCTCGAACTCCCAGACGCAGGCCCAGGTCGCGGCCGGCATCCGGATGCCGTTGCGGGCGACGGTCCAGAAGCTGTGGGCCCCGGGAACGCCGGCGCTGTCGTGGACCCAGTTCAAGGCGCTGGCGGACGGCCTGGGCTGA
- a CDS encoding 2-oxo-4-hydroxy-4-carboxy-5-ureidoimidazoline decarboxylase, translating into MTPTHLPGRVAIPALPEQSRTPPPPASLERFNSASPGDVVPLLLSCLGSLRWAHRVADHRPYPTMDALLAASDEAAYDLNQQDLAEALAEEFLPSLPEDAYEAAHMALGAAHAAYEAKFGHMFVICLDGVPPNEVLDYVLEAIRSRLANDRDDERVVTAEEVRRLARQRLAAQLGTPGTARPATSHP; encoded by the coding sequence GTGACGCCCACACACCTCCCCGGCCGAGTGGCCATACCCGCGCTCCCCGAGCAGAGCCGCACCCCGCCGCCTCCGGCCTCGCTGGAGAGGTTCAATTCCGCCTCCCCCGGGGACGTCGTCCCCCTGCTCCTGAGCTGCCTGGGCAGCCTCCGCTGGGCCCACCGCGTCGCCGACCACCGCCCCTACCCCACGATGGACGCCCTCCTGGCCGCGTCCGACGAGGCGGCGTACGACCTGAACCAGCAGGATCTCGCCGAGGCGCTGGCCGAGGAGTTCCTGCCGTCCCTGCCGGAGGACGCGTACGAGGCGGCCCACATGGCACTGGGCGCGGCACACGCGGCGTACGAGGCAAAGTTCGGGCACATGTTCGTGATCTGCCTGGACGGCGTGCCCCCGAACGAGGTCCTGGACTACGTCCTGGAAGCCATCCGGTCACGATTGGCAAACGATCGGGACGACGAACGGGTCGTGACGGCGGAGGAGGTCCGCCGCCTGGCGCGGCAACGTCTGGCGGCGCAGCTGGGAACGCCGGGAACCGCCCGACCAGCCACATCGCACCCCTAG
- the sdhC gene encoding succinate dehydrogenase, cytochrome b556 subunit: MPAGTLYRGREGMWSWVAHRVTGVLIFFFLFVHVLDTALVRVSPEDYDKVVATYKTPLVACLEYGLVAAILFHALNGLRVIAVDFWSKGPRYQKQMFWAVAGVWVVLMLGAIYPVLGHAARELFGS; encoded by the coding sequence GTGCCGGCTGGAACGCTGTACCGCGGCCGGGAAGGAATGTGGTCCTGGGTGGCTCATCGAGTCACCGGCGTCCTCATCTTCTTCTTCCTGTTCGTTCACGTGCTGGACACCGCTCTCGTGCGTGTCTCCCCCGAGGACTACGACAAGGTCGTAGCCACCTACAAGACCCCGCTCGTCGCGTGCCTGGAGTACGGCCTCGTCGCCGCCATCCTGTTCCACGCGCTCAACGGCCTGCGTGTCATCGCCGTCGACTTCTGGTCGAAGGGCCCGCGCTACCAGAAGCAGATGTTCTGGGCCGTCGCCGGCGTCTGGGTCGTGCTGATGCTCGGGGCGATCTACCCCGTCCTCGGCCACGCCGCTCGTGAACTGTTCGGGAGCTGA